The region TACACTAAAAACAAGCTCCCACAGCTACAATTGCTTCCTCTataaaaacaattgaaaatttaatagaaaaaatataATCCACTAGTTTGAATATTAATAATAGAGTTTAAACTATAGTGTCATCTAtaattttccattatttatATGGATAACTATTGTATTTCTTTTAGATAATCCTGATCTGTATGTGGATGATCAGAGGATTACATCCTATGGAGGGGATAACGTcaccatcaagtgcttcagtcGTTACTCTGGAAGCAGTCAGTGGTGTCGGCTGGGTGGCTCCTGTGTGACGAGCTCATCTGGATGGATAGGCAGAACAAAAGTGACCATCTCTGTGAAGTCCAGTGAGGTTTTCACCGTGAACATGAGTGGACTGAGCATCGAGAGCAGCGGCTGGTATCTGTGTGCTAGGGGAGACATACAGATGCCAGTTCATGTAAATATTACTGCAAGGCCTTCTATCAGTAAGtaataaagtaaagtaaaattgAATAACAAACATGAAATGATTTATTATGAATATTGGTGACAGTCATTTGTAGAAGATTTTCTTAGAAGCAGAACAgaatataaatctgttattCTTGTTAGTTTTGCAGTCTTGTTAACTTTCATTATTCAAAGTGTgtccctctctcttctttttttacagACCCAACATCTACACCCCCAAATAGACAACACAGGTTGGTAGTCTTTATTTAGATGCAACTGCACAATCTGTTTATAGTTGTCAGGACTTTTCTTATTTCATTAATATGGTTTTGCTGTAATTGTGTTTATGCTGCAGTCCTGCTCTGGAGAAGTTCCTTGTCCCTCTGAGTTTGTTGATCTTCTTCATGATAGTGACTGTGGTCGCCTGGTTCCTCTTAAAAAGACAAAGTAAGTGTTTTCtcaactgtttatttttcatcatgttCTCACTTTACATGACAACTTAGTGTTAATGAATTcttcaatgtgttttttttaatgtttcatctCCAGAACAAGCCAAAGCAGAATCATCAGCAACAAAGGTACAGCAGAATGATTCCTATTCATTTGACTTTGCCAAACAACACTCCCTAGGGTTAGACTCAGACCCGGCTGCAGAAAcagattggggggggggggggggcacaccTTTTCAACCTAAATTTTATTTGCTTCAGGCTGAACAGTAGCATTGTGGCCACTTCTACAGTGCTGAGAATTTTTTCTCTCACTAAAAAGAGGCAGTTCAtcccaaaatctaaaaaaacaaacaaaaaaaaaagtggtgtagTGCTATGTGTCGATTTAGTCAACTCAAAAGTCAAGGATTTATGTCAAGAAGAACAGCAACGGGGGCTGCAGTGTGGAGGAAGCAGCGCCATACAGCTTCACTTCTGTTAGAAACATAAGCACTGAACTGAACACTGGAGTAAACATTCATTCTAGGAGAGGTAGCTACAGCAGCTAGGGAGCACAAAGAGCACAAGGAGCAGTGTTACCATTCTGCCTACAGGTAACGTAAGTTAATTTGACTAGGAGTATTGATGGAGTATCTGTgaggtgtgtgttgtgtgttgttgttgacGTCGTCACTCACGTTTCTTCCATGCAGATGAGTTACGCTGCTTGGTGCTGCTCCTTGTGCTCCGTAGCTGCCGTAGCTAACCCTCCTAGCATGAATGTTTACTCCAGTGTGGCTGTTGACTTCGGTGCTCATGTTTCCAAGAGAAGTGAAGCTGTATGGCACTGCTTCCTGCTCGCTCCCATCTGTGTCGTCACTTGTCCTCGgtacttttgtatttttttggaaataattcCACATGTCCATGTTCAGTTCACTGCGCACTAGTGACGGTGAAAATTGCCATTGCCTTTGTTCGTTGGCTGGACTGGTTTAATTGTAGGATCGACAAATtgagaataataataataataataggaatAATAGAAGATGGCTACTCctatgacaaaaacaaaacccaaatATGGACAGCTTCAAGTCCCAGGGTGGGCACGCCCCCCCGATGCCCACCCATGCTGCCGGGTCTGGTTAGACCTGAtatcatgtttaaatgttttaagtaggaaattacattaatttaaatACAGAAACTCTGCTGAGCCAACAGTTAACAACATAACAAACATAAATGAACCAGTCTGGTTAGTGGGCTACACTTCTTGTTTCTAAAGTCATACTCTCTGTTTGACAGACTGAAGAGGAAATAACATACAGTACTGTAACAATAAGGAGTAAACCCACAAGACAAGTAAGACAAAacgtttgttttatttttatgaatttaaaagcagATCCTCTTCAGGTTATTGTTAATGCTTCatgtttctttatgttttaCCCTAAATGACTTTCCTTTAAGTTTGttctcattattttttctttcattaggTTCAATTGGAAatagttttcagtttttttgaaCTTGTTCAAAACAATACACCATGACCAGAGCAATGTTTCATTGATCTGTTTTAAGCCTGTCTCTTCCGTCTCTTTATTTTTACCCAGATCGAGGCAGATGCCGACGTGACATACAGCTCTGTGGTTATACCAAACAAAGCCAAAGgtacatttgaaaacatttagaTTCAACGTCACAGTTGTTAGCAGTCTTACAAAACTGGAGTCTTTtggtcttttttaaaatcattttaattatcCTTTTAAGcctaattcttttttttccccaaaggtTGAAGTAAAATTTGATGACAAACCACAAGGAGTCAGAGAGAAATTTTGAATGTCCTTGTAAGGGTTTTACAGaaatgaattttttaaaatattcttttaaaacGCAATTCAAGTATTCCTAAACTTTTCACCCCAAACACAGTCTCAGTCAGTCTCTCCTGACTAATGTGTGGACTCACAGATTCTCTGCTCCATGAATTTGTGGATTGCAGTAAAATCAGAAGATTTGGTAGAGAATTGGCTATTAGAGATTTTAGAAATGAAACTTAATTTCCATCCATCAGTTTgtattttgcaaaatgtttagAATATTATTGCAACATCTGCAAAGTtggattattgttttttcttcattaataTTCAAGAAACGTATCTTAAAACATTGGAAATGTACATTTCCTCTTTCATTAAatcagtggaaaaataaattgcCTTATTATATGGATATTGAAAAGCTAATAACcgttgaaaaaaacaaagtgaccAAAATTGACGACATATGGGGAAAAGTCATACAAGGGCTGAGCCCATAAAAAGTTCTAAATTTAACAAATTGATTAGTCCGTCTCGTTGGTAAAGCACTCTGGTACTTCCTGTTGATTGTGTATGAATTGTTTGTGCTGATGATCTTTTTTCAGTAGGTTGAATAAAGACACAGTAAAAGAGAAACACCATATGATATGTTTAATTTGCTCTATTATAGATATTTAAGTAATGGTAAAGGATGTCAAGGTATTGAAGCTGAGCTTGTCTGTTTTCTGTGTGGGTTAAATTCACTTCTATGTtgattactttattttatttttgtgcatgtgtgtgtgttttacttTTCTGCACTGTCTTAATTATGAGTGTGTATCTTTATTGTCATCTGTGTGTAATTTGTTCACATTGTTGACATTTCTCTATTGAGTTGATATAAAATAAAGTTGATAAAAACTCATGGACAACTCTAAAGTATGAAGCTCATTAAACTGGACAGATCTGTGAAACTCTGATTTCTGTGCAGTGTATTTCTAGGAAATAAGACAACATTGATAGAGAATTGGACTTCAATTTTGCAGTGGAACAACAGTGCCATCTCATGGATTTGGTAATAATAGTTCCAAAAGGTCTTAtttgtttggtttaatttgaaatCACTACAAGCATGTAAAAATAACTTATAACTCAATAACAGCAAGATAAGATaaataatccctccagcaagtcctTGGCCTACCCTTGGGTCTTCTTCCAGTCGGAcatgaccaggaggcatcctggtAAGCTGCCTGAACCATCTTAACCTGCTCCTTTTAATTTGAAGGGGCAGCAGTTCTACTTCAAGACCACTCCGAATGTCCAAAGCTCATGACCGTGAGGGTTGGAATCaagatcgactggtaaattaGGAGTTTTGCCTTCCAACTGTACAGTACGAGGTctgcaatactgctgatgctgaaccaatctgcctgtcaatctcacggtcCATTCTACTGTCAACTGTGACCAAGGCCCTGAGATTCTTGAACTCCCTCACTTGGGCCAAAGACACCCTCCATGACCCTGTGTATGAAATTCACAGAATCGGAGATACGGGGCAGCCCATATCTCCAACATGCACCGGGAATGTGTTCATCTTTGTGCCCAGAATGCGGACACAGCTCTTGCTTTTGCTACAAAAGGACCTGATGGCTCGCCACAGCAGTCCCAGGACCCCATATTCCTGCAGTACCCCCCACATAAGCCTCCATTGGGCGAGGTCATAAGCCTCTTCCAGTCTACACAACACATGTAGACTTGATGTGCCCATGCTTCCTTAAGGAGTCCTGCAAGAGTAAAGAGCTGATCCACTGTCCCACAGCCAGGACAGAATCTGCATTGTTCCTTCTGTAGCCAAGGTTCGACAATCGGTCTCCTTTCGCAGGGGGCTGAGCAGTGTGATACCTAAATAAGTGTAGCACACCCTCTTGTCCACTGCCTTAAAAATATGAACCATCACCCCGGTCTGCCGCTCCACAGGTACTGTCCCAGACATCCACACAACATTGAAGAGGTGTGTCAGCCACGACAGCCTTATGACATCCAGCATCTTAGGGTGACCCTCATCTACAGTGACGCCTTACCACCGAGGAGCTTTTGACCTACCTCAGAGACCTTGGACAAGGATATATATGAGTCTTCCCTCAGATCCTCAGACTCTGCCTCCTCCTCGAAGGATGCATTTGATGGATTCAGGAGTTGCAAAAAGCATTATTACCTACCAATGATATCACCAGTCCAAGTAAGCAGttccttttatttttcccaAAGACATCACAATCCTCTCAGCTGTAATTAGAATTAGCATTCTCTTCAAACTGAGGGGCTGTTTCATAAATACTGACCATTCTCTTTACTGTCTTTGTGAAACCACAGCGTGGAGGAGCACACTGCAATTGTGTGTAAGTTCACACTTCTAGAGTTCAGAAATGTGTCGTCTCAAACAGGCCCAGAAGTCAAATACTTCAAGAAGACAAACAAGAACTTTGAAGAGATTCTGACTTGGCCCGCTGTGCAAGAACTCCTTTGAGTAGTCCATACCTTTGAAACCAGGTGGAGTCAGTGTGATTTACCAACAAGCTACAATTCATGTGAGATTGATAATTATAATTTTTCATTTCTACA is a window of Cheilinus undulatus linkage group 6, ASM1832078v1, whole genome shotgun sequence DNA encoding:
- the LOC121510764 gene encoding uncharacterized protein LOC121510764 isoform X1, translating into MAFLISCLLILTGLTGVHSILTVKRVTARAGDSISIPCLYEAKYKNHVKYLCKGYYWNSCSYSFKSNQQNSPKFSISDDKEQRVFTVTIKDLTRTDADYYWCNVEINNGADDGIRFQLSVTDNPDLYVDDQRITSYGGDNVTIKCFSRYSGSSQWCRLGGSCVTSSSGWIGRTKVTISVKSSEVFTVNMSGLSIESSGWYLCARGDIQMPVHVNITARPSINPTSTPPNRQHSPALEKFLVPLSLLIFFMIVTVVAWFLLKRQKQAKAESSATKTEEEITYSTVTIRSKPTRQIEADADVTYSSVVIPNKAKGTFENI
- the LOC121510764 gene encoding uncharacterized protein LOC121510764 isoform X2, coding for MAFLISCLLILTGLTGVHSILTVKRVTARAGDSISIPCLYEAKYKNHVKYLCKGYYWNSCSYSFKSNQQNSPKFSISDDKEQRVFTVTIKDLTRTDADYYWCNVEINNGADDGIRFQLSVTDNPDLYVDDQRITSYGGDNVTIKCFSRYSGSSQWCRLGGSCVTSSSGWIGRTKVTISVKSSEVFTVNMSGLSIESSGWYLCARGDIQMPVHVNITARPSINPTSTPPNRQHSPALEKFLVPLSLLIFFMIVTVVAWFLLKRQKQAKAESSATKTEEEITYSTVTIRSKPTRQIEADADVTYSSVVIPNKAKG